One part of the Algibacter sp. L1A34 genome encodes these proteins:
- a CDS encoding glycoside hydrolase family 3 protein translates to MRKYILMVVYCVAMFVVKSVVAQDRTALHASATKQAKKLVKQMTLEEKVKLIEMNSLPIERLDIPGYNWWNEALHGVARRGEATQFPVPLSMASGWNPNLIKDMTTAISDEARALNNADAAADKTKRYHGLTLWSPVINMARDPRWGRTEETYGEDPFLTTELACSFVDGLQGDDPNYLKTVATIKHFVVNNTEHNRLHVRPDVSERALREYYFPAYRDVIAREDVESIMSSYNGLNGVPCSANKWLLTDVLRNEWGFNGTVVTDVGVPGHMVEKHKYAKDGAEAAMMMITAGVDLYSGSDRASEVNEREWSKQAVQQGLMKESDLDQAIIRNLATRIKLGLLRSDEDNPYTKISTDVIGSEHHLAIARQIAREGAVLLQNKKNVLPATPEKYKSILFAGPYVNDAPFGAYSGNAAGIAATPMLGMKVLAGDRYEIKSQLGGKWLFIPEGNLNVLGKPNTKGVKGEYFAGKKLAGEPISVRTDRSVNLDLPKPLAHIDPEIPQPTFSARWTAQLTPNRTGIHYFSMTALSGARVWINEEKVLDNWHSKASNTIESKGLYLEAGKSVDLKVEYYNDEVEPARALLKWIEPQEEVNIENPEDKLLIYVGGLTWRMSKESHDRMNSIMPEDQMKEIKALAAIYPNMVVVLNGGTVVQLSELNELVPSILLQWFPGQEGGYALAELITGKVSPSGHLPITFYTNPDKLPDFEDYEISKGRTYMYMKDNVTYPFGYGLSYTSFDYSELKVTQDKKQVTAVLDVKNTGAMDGDDVVQLYVSNLDSEVYQPIRQLKAFKRVSIEKGKTKKVALNFSMDDMTWWDVKKQKYVMNPGRYEIQIGKSSAEIVAKQIITIK, encoded by the coding sequence ATGAGAAAATATATTCTGATGGTAGTCTATTGTGTTGCTATGTTTGTCGTAAAGTCCGTTGTGGCTCAAGATCGAACAGCACTCCATGCTAGTGCAACTAAGCAAGCAAAAAAACTAGTAAAGCAGATGACTTTAGAAGAGAAAGTCAAGTTAATTGAAATGAATAGTTTGCCTATAGAGCGTCTAGATATTCCAGGCTATAATTGGTGGAATGAAGCCTTACATGGGGTAGCGCGTCGTGGAGAAGCTACTCAGTTTCCTGTGCCGCTTTCTATGGCTTCCGGTTGGAATCCTAATTTAATTAAAGACATGACCACGGCAATTAGTGATGAAGCTCGCGCATTAAACAATGCCGATGCTGCAGCCGATAAAACAAAACGTTACCACGGTCTAACATTATGGAGTCCTGTTATTAATATGGCGCGGGATCCGCGTTGGGGACGTACCGAAGAAACCTATGGTGAAGATCCCTTTTTAACAACAGAGTTAGCATGTTCATTTGTAGATGGTTTGCAAGGAGACGATCCAAATTATTTAAAAACTGTAGCAACTATTAAGCATTTTGTAGTGAATAACACAGAGCATAATCGTTTGCATGTGCGTCCAGATGTATCAGAACGTGCATTACGTGAATATTATTTTCCGGCCTATCGAGATGTGATTGCACGAGAAGATGTTGAATCTATAATGTCTTCGTATAATGGTTTAAATGGCGTGCCTTGTTCGGCTAATAAATGGTTGTTAACAGATGTTTTACGTAATGAGTGGGGCTTTAATGGTACCGTGGTAACCGATGTTGGAGTGCCTGGGCATATGGTTGAAAAACATAAGTATGCTAAAGATGGGGCAGAAGCTGCTATGATGATGATTACTGCTGGTGTCGATTTATATTCAGGCTCGGATAGAGCTTCGGAAGTAAACGAGAGGGAATGGTCTAAGCAAGCGGTTCAACAAGGTTTGATGAAAGAATCGGATTTAGATCAAGCAATAATTCGTAATCTAGCAACCCGTATTAAATTAGGACTTTTACGTTCGGATGAAGATAATCCTTATACTAAAATATCAACAGATGTTATTGGGTCAGAGCATCATCTCGCAATTGCCAGACAAATAGCTCGTGAAGGCGCCGTGCTATTACAAAACAAAAAAAATGTACTTCCTGCTACACCAGAAAAATATAAATCTATTCTTTTTGCTGGACCTTATGTGAATGATGCGCCTTTTGGGGCTTATAGCGGAAATGCTGCAGGTATTGCTGCAACGCCTATGTTAGGAATGAAAGTCTTAGCAGGGGATCGTTATGAAATTAAAAGTCAGTTAGGCGGAAAGTGGTTATTTATCCCTGAAGGGAATTTAAATGTTCTAGGAAAACCAAATACTAAAGGTGTAAAAGGGGAATATTTTGCAGGTAAAAAACTTGCAGGTGAACCTATTTCTGTAAGAACAGATCGCTCTGTTAATTTAGATTTACCAAAACCATTGGCACATATTGATCCCGAAATTCCACAACCAACTTTTTCCGCACGTTGGACGGCTCAATTAACTCCAAATCGTACAGGAATTCATTATTTCTCAATGACAGCTTTAAGTGGAGCACGTGTTTGGATAAATGAAGAAAAAGTACTTGATAATTGGCATAGTAAAGCTTCTAATACTATAGAGTCCAAAGGGCTGTATTTAGAAGCTGGAAAATCAGTGGATTTAAAGGTGGAATATTACAATGATGAGGTAGAGCCTGCTCGTGCATTATTAAAGTGGATTGAACCACAAGAGGAAGTTAATATAGAAAATCCAGAAGATAAGTTATTAATTTATGTGGGTGGTTTAACTTGGAGAATGTCCAAAGAATCTCATGATAGAATGAATTCTATTATGCCAGAAGATCAAATGAAAGAAATTAAAGCATTGGCCGCAATTTATCCTAATATGGTGGTGGTGCTTAATGGTGGTACGGTAGTGCAGTTGTCTGAGCTTAATGAGCTGGTGCCTTCTATTCTTTTACAGTGGTTTCCTGGGCAAGAAGGTGGTTATGCTTTGGCCGAATTAATAACTGGTAAAGTAAGTCCTTCTGGGCATCTTCCAATTACATTTTATACAAATCCCGATAAATTACCAGATTTTGAAGACTACGAAATTAGTAAAGGAAGAACCTATATGTATATGAAGGATAATGTGACTTATCCCTTTGGTTATGGCTTAAGCTATACATCGTTTGATTATTCAGAATTAAAGGTGACACAGGATAAAAAACAAGTAACAGCTGTACTCGATGTAAAGAATACAGGAGCTATGGATGGCGATGATGTGGTTCAGTTATACGTTAGCAATCTGGATTCTGAAGTTTATCAACCCATTCGTCAACTAAAAGCTTTTAAAAGAGTTTCTATTGAAAAAGGGAAAACTAAAAAAGTTGCATTGAATTTTTCAATGGATGATATGACATGGTGGGATGTTAAAAAACAAAAATATGTAATGAATCCTGGACGTTATGAAATTCAAATAGGGAAGTCTTCAGCAGAAATTGTAGCGAAGCAGATTATAACTATAAAATAA
- a CDS encoding SGNH/GDSL hydrolase family protein, which translates to MIKTKIFKVILYSVFCIIPNFIVNAQVVINAGVGGNATTNILKRLEKDVLNEKPDLVILMVGTNDMLNSKKMISYKTYRKNMKVLVDKIKKSGSDVLLMSSPPADSVYLFERHNKEIFKESPNEKLNKIRGIVSKIALDKQVYFLDVYQAFVNLNVPKHNKDLFFRNAMNSGARDGVHPTVLGYHFIAELVFQYLKKNSLLEAYNKIICLGDSITNGSGVKDKVQAYPGVLQSLIDANIRK; encoded by the coding sequence ATGATAAAAACGAAAATTTTTAAAGTTATACTATATAGTGTTTTTTGTATTATACCGAATTTTATTGTTAATGCTCAGGTTGTTATAAATGCTGGTGTTGGAGGAAACGCAACAACAAACATTTTAAAACGATTAGAAAAAGATGTTTTAAATGAGAAGCCCGATTTGGTGATTTTAATGGTTGGAACAAACGATATGTTGAATTCAAAAAAAATGATTTCTTATAAAACGTATCGCAAAAATATGAAGGTGCTCGTTGATAAAATTAAGAAATCTGGAAGTGATGTACTTTTAATGTCATCACCACCTGCAGATTCAGTGTACCTTTTTGAACGTCATAATAAAGAAATATTTAAGGAATCTCCAAACGAGAAATTAAATAAAATTAGAGGTATTGTTTCTAAAATAGCATTGGATAAACAAGTCTATTTTTTAGACGTTTATCAGGCTTTTGTTAATTTAAATGTGCCAAAACATAATAAAGACCTATTCTTTAGAAACGCTATGAATAGTGGCGCGAGAGATGGTGTACATCCTACAGTATTAGGGTATCACTTTATAGCTGAATTGGTTTTTCAATATTTAAAAAAGAATAGTCTTTTAGAGGCCTATAATAAAATTATTTGTTTAGGAGATTCTATTACAAATGGGAGTGGTGTAAAAGACAAAGTGCAGGCATACCCAGGAGTGCTCCAAAGTCTTATTGATGCAAATATTAGGAAATGA
- a CDS encoding FAD-dependent oxidoreductase — protein MINFNVKNRNKIVLLLMLVVSLIQVSCGSSEEKQEYDADVIIYGGTSAAITTAVQLKRMHKSVLIVCPEKHIGGLSSSGLGFTDLGNKEVIGGISKEFYTSVYNHYQDEAAWNWQPRNEYGNEGQGTTAIDDDLKTMWTFEPHVAENIFEKMVTDNDIKVIRNKWLDRNNGVELLDGKIVSITMLTGEKYTGKIFVDGTYEGDLMAAANVNYHVGREANSVYNETWNGVQKGVYHHSHNFQELNISPYVIPGDSTSGVLPRISTAPPGEQGSGDNRVQAYNYRLCTTNAEGNVVPFEKPKDYDPAEYELLRRVFKGGRYSMFGGGEIPNHKRDVNNVGPFSSDNIGMNYEYPEASYEERKVILEEHINYHKGLLYFWGHDESVPERFRKSIKKWGLAKDEFQDNNHWPYQIYVREARRMIGDFVMTENEILGRSKVDKPIGMGSYTMDSHNVQRYITKDGYVQNEGDLGVDAEEPYQIHLGTILPKQKECKNLIVPLAVSSSHIAFGSIRMEPVFMILGQSAGTLAALALDEDIDIHEVSYDELKEKLIADGQVLSY, from the coding sequence ATGATCAATTTTAATGTAAAGAATAGGAATAAAATAGTGCTTTTACTCATGTTAGTTGTGAGTTTAATTCAAGTAAGTTGTGGGTCTTCCGAAGAAAAACAAGAATATGATGCCGATGTTATTATCTACGGTGGAACTTCGGCCGCGATAACAACAGCAGTGCAATTAAAGCGTATGCATAAATCTGTATTAATTGTTTGTCCGGAAAAGCATATTGGCGGACTATCTTCAAGTGGTTTAGGTTTTACCGATCTTGGAAATAAAGAAGTGATTGGTGGTATTTCAAAAGAATTTTATACAAGCGTTTATAACCATTATCAAGATGAAGCAGCGTGGAACTGGCAACCTAGAAATGAATATGGAAACGAAGGACAAGGGACAACAGCTATTGATGATGATTTAAAAACTATGTGGACTTTTGAACCACACGTAGCTGAGAATATTTTCGAAAAAATGGTTACCGATAATGATATTAAAGTTATTAGAAATAAATGGTTGGATCGTAATAATGGTGTGGAATTATTAGATGGAAAAATAGTGTCCATCACCATGTTGACAGGTGAAAAATATACAGGTAAAATATTTGTAGATGGTACTTACGAAGGTGATTTAATGGCTGCCGCTAATGTAAATTACCATGTAGGTCGGGAGGCTAATAGTGTTTATAATGAAACTTGGAATGGTGTGCAGAAAGGTGTATATCATCACAGTCATAATTTTCAAGAGTTAAACATTAGCCCTTATGTTATTCCAGGAGACTCCACAAGTGGTGTTTTACCGCGTATTTCAACAGCTCCTCCGGGAGAACAAGGTTCTGGAGATAACCGAGTGCAAGCATATAATTACAGATTGTGTACAACCAATGCAGAAGGAAATGTTGTGCCTTTTGAAAAACCAAAGGATTATGACCCTGCAGAATATGAACTACTAAGGCGTGTGTTTAAAGGCGGTCGATATTCTATGTTTGGTGGCGGTGAAATTCCAAATCATAAACGAGATGTTAATAATGTAGGGCCTTTTAGTTCAGATAATATTGGTATGAATTATGAATATCCAGAAGCATCCTATGAAGAACGTAAAGTAATTTTGGAAGAGCATATTAACTATCATAAAGGGTTACTTTATTTCTGGGGACATGATGAGAGTGTGCCAGAACGCTTTAGAAAAAGCATTAAAAAATGGGGGCTTGCTAAAGATGAATTTCAGGATAATAATCATTGGCCTTACCAAATTTATGTGCGAGAAGCTAGACGTATGATCGGGGATTTTGTAATGACGGAAAATGAAATTTTAGGAAGAAGTAAAGTCGATAAACCTATAGGTATGGGGTCTTATACCATGGACTCCCATAATGTGCAACGTTATATTACTAAAGATGGTTATGTTCAAAACGAAGGAGATTTAGGTGTCGATGCCGAAGAACCATATCAAATTCATTTAGGAACCATTTTGCCAAAACAAAAGGAATGTAAAAATCTAATTGTACCATTAGCAGTATCGAGTTCACATATTGCATTTGGTTCTATTCGTATGGAACCTGTTTTCATGATTTTAGGTCAAAGCGCGGGAACGTTGGCTGCGTTAGCTCTTGATGAAGATATAGATATTCACGAAGTGTCTTATGATGAATTGAAAGAGAAACTAATCGCCGACGGGCAAGTGTTAAGTTATTAA
- a CDS encoding heparinase II/III-family protein — translation MKKTIPFIICCLFVLTAMARERNYLLYTDSNISKLKNQISNDKSVKDHWNTQYKMAKDLLKKDKLKSKDGLLLGLVYRMTGEEKFASKLKEILLSYTSKKTWEGATLLKRTPAWKAGLGTSHTSYDIAMGFDCIYNYLSETERQDIAKDIVRLGITPAREDWLEPEKNMHTYDTMGHNWWSACVYMSGLTSLSVRNEIPEATKWAEEIQESAIEWINYTGSVLQNKPPTFDQDGGFYESINYASYAASQYLLFLSAYQNVWSNTPIYKSPILDKIGDFFINTTYYVKGGEDLAVNFGDSGLIATGDRIVRLLWNLGYQNEGYQYYMNHISNGENRDSSSAEALILNPDFKSNNLSFSKNRPKSHLYKDMGWATMRNSWDDNATMLAVKSGFTWNHAHADAGSYILFHNGKNLIIDSGGASYLSPLYTEFYCQSEAHNVIFFNGKAQNRKDPYFGNVNPGSLHNLVEGDNFKYLLANATGPYSHILTRNYRNFIWVGDVILVIDDLLAFEPGKFEWFLHYNGESTLKGGIDLTIKDEDAKIRVRPLFPNTFPPGGERPHDFPEHMLLTEKIGHEDHHPEEEKPFWSISHFEETARTKFISAIILENDDNENNLPVITRDETKDYLKVSITQKGETTEVYFNLLADGSLKHRNSLINIDGWETDAYITVLKFDEGADKTNINNVNEVFIGHGSYLRRDGQVLIHALSKYTALVENFGAQPNLIFQGQPNTTVNLYSPKNINSLKLNDATKNGDYNDSKKTIKLLIRDNK, via the coding sequence ATGAAAAAAACAATACCATTTATTATTTGCTGCCTTTTTGTATTAACAGCCATGGCCCGGGAAAGAAATTATTTGCTATACACAGATAGCAATATTTCTAAACTAAAAAATCAAATTTCTAATGATAAGTCTGTAAAGGATCATTGGAATACACAGTATAAAATGGCCAAAGATTTACTTAAAAAAGATAAATTAAAGTCAAAGGATGGCCTTTTATTAGGCTTAGTTTATAGAATGACTGGTGAAGAAAAATTTGCTAGTAAATTAAAAGAAATACTTCTTAGTTATACCTCCAAAAAAACTTGGGAAGGCGCTACGTTGCTAAAAAGAACACCAGCATGGAAAGCTGGTTTAGGAACCTCGCATACCAGTTATGATATCGCTATGGGGTTCGATTGTATTTATAATTATCTATCGGAAACAGAACGGCAAGACATCGCCAAAGATATTGTGCGCTTGGGGATAACACCTGCAAGAGAGGATTGGTTAGAGCCAGAAAAAAATATGCATACCTACGATACTATGGGGCATAACTGGTGGAGTGCCTGTGTTTATATGTCTGGATTAACGTCTTTATCGGTACGTAATGAAATTCCTGAGGCTACAAAATGGGCCGAAGAAATTCAGGAATCGGCTATAGAGTGGATTAATTATACAGGAAGTGTATTGCAAAATAAACCACCCACTTTTGATCAGGATGGCGGCTTTTATGAAAGTATAAATTATGCTTCGTATGCAGCTTCGCAATATTTGTTGTTTTTATCTGCTTATCAAAATGTGTGGTCAAATACCCCTATATATAAATCTCCAATACTTGATAAAATTGGTGATTTTTTCATCAATACAACCTATTATGTCAAAGGAGGGGAAGATCTTGCTGTTAATTTTGGGGACTCTGGGCTTATTGCTACTGGCGATAGAATAGTGCGATTACTTTGGAATTTAGGATATCAAAATGAAGGGTATCAATATTACATGAATCATATAAGTAACGGTGAGAATAGAGATTCGAGTTCGGCTGAAGCTTTAATTTTAAATCCCGATTTTAAATCTAACAATTTAAGTTTTTCAAAAAACCGTCCTAAATCTCATCTATATAAAGATATGGGCTGGGCAACCATGAGAAATTCTTGGGATGATAATGCGACTATGTTAGCCGTGAAATCTGGATTTACTTGGAACCACGCACATGCCGATGCTGGATCGTATATTTTATTTCATAATGGTAAAAATTTAATAATAGATTCTGGTGGTGCTAGTTATTTAAGTCCATTGTATACCGAGTTTTATTGCCAAAGTGAGGCTCATAATGTGATTTTTTTCAACGGAAAAGCGCAAAACAGAAAGGATCCATATTTCGGAAATGTTAATCCTGGGTCGTTGCACAATTTAGTTGAAGGCGATAATTTTAAATACTTATTAGCAAACGCTACAGGACCTTATTCACACATTTTAACTCGTAATTATCGAAATTTTATTTGGGTAGGCGATGTGATATTAGTGATAGACGATTTATTAGCTTTTGAACCTGGGAAATTTGAATGGTTTTTACATTACAATGGGGAATCTACCTTAAAAGGTGGTATTGATTTAACCATTAAAGATGAAGATGCTAAAATAAGAGTACGTCCGCTTTTTCCAAATACGTTTCCTCCAGGAGGCGAACGTCCTCACGATTTTCCTGAGCACATGTTATTAACGGAAAAAATAGGGCATGAAGATCATCACCCTGAAGAAGAAAAACCTTTTTGGTCTATCAGTCATTTTGAAGAAACAGCAAGAACTAAATTTATTTCTGCCATTATTTTAGAGAATGATGACAATGAAAATAATCTACCGGTGATTACCCGAGATGAAACCAAAGATTATTTAAAAGTATCCATCACTCAAAAAGGTGAAACGACCGAAGTATATTTTAATTTATTAGCAGATGGAAGTTTAAAACATAGAAACAGCTTAATTAATATCGATGGCTGGGAAACCGATGCTTATATCACCGTTTTAAAATTTGATGAAGGTGCAGATAAAACAAATATAAATAATGTTAATGAAGTCTTTATCGGTCATGGTAGTTATTTGCGTCGTGATGGGCAAGTGCTAATTCATGCGTTATCTAAATATACCGCCTTAGTTGAAAACTTTGGAGCGCAACCTAATTTAATTTTTCAAGGACAACCCAATACAACCGTTAATCTTTATAGTCCAAAAAACATCAATAGCTTAAAGTTAAATGATGCTACTAAAAATGGAGATTATAATGATTCTAAAAAGACAATCAAATTATTAATTAGAGATAATAAATAG
- a CDS encoding carbohydrate-binding protein: MKKYIQLIILPVLFLWVGHLEAQTTINTLAELRSHLGDNDEDFVMTPGTYYFNETNCGPDKLFSNPKLLLFTGNDCKFDFTDVKFEIDTKIFKLYGNTDIIEFWAAGNDNVYLNLTMEDIGMTVPSKGAGSIHLDGADNLIEGFKTTVSGSFPYGYGDTFGKGGGSVIAHQKHAGILVRGDRNHIKNCSVIMRAYGHGIFVQGSHNAIIEGCYVEGELRTVGEMLQEEGTDSPADNVDFETVWGFNLKDHTSDYTFSLQEAGIRAYSTGVIHDSNGDSTGVSRGTENTTVIDCTIVKMRVGVNTGAEGGDNKRIENCTALACEGGFWLGNDGDVINCRADASVGPILSEDISRSNASYEVTILDNYIPKIGDTPYFYAGGTNHNITIHDGTTYYNPDIKIVLGGTRPANRFLAGSVEPIPSRNANNITFTNNTPYPLILESATDCNVFSCGPVEDNGSNNTITQLTDCITTKPCNNTVNKLEAECYDTMSGIGTREINGNPNIKEVYGIHTGDWINFNAIDLTDMTSIEAILSSIHNDVSIEVRTGSNTGTLLATIPITSTSSESNYLEFSANLNQVVNGETDIYFVFTSVSQTGWLFNLDKLSFNKDACSQASYNPFLPISAENFCASSGITVYDLSIFNKSIGDIDNDDYIRFNNVHFGNDDVYNEIEVLASSTSAGTIEVRSGSVDGTLLTTVVVGNTGSNDNYEVFSSYTASEITGTHDLYFVFKGTGASFLNMDNFFFNNDECSGVNYNAYSQIDALTYCDMFGVVPINNEYLGGINDNEWIRYGSVDFTSEAPAQITFNIAGYPTEETVENGFINVMLGHPTEGTLIAKTMVPKTGGWEVWKEVTETLLQDVIGTHEVYLYFGNGSFNLDWFEFHQEKVELSNLALASNGGIASQSTTAYEGDAARGNDGNTDGNYGGSSVTHTEHGSTGANTLKWWQVNLGGDKIIEEIVIYGRTGSNYVNDLNNFTVEVLNENEVIVFTQFYASYPTSRPLRIDVDSKIGRIIKISKTSDRGMSLAEVEVFGTNTLSVNDFALPEIKLYPNPANQAVMIVNGANLTLEIFNINGVLESQLFLSENSKEVSLENLNSGIYFLKFSDDRGTAVKKLIKL, from the coding sequence ATGAAAAAATATATACAATTAATAATTCTCCCAGTCTTGTTTTTATGGGTTGGACACTTAGAAGCCCAAACAACAATAAATACGCTTGCGGAGTTAAGGAGTCACTTAGGAGACAATGATGAAGATTTTGTAATGACTCCTGGGACATATTATTTTAATGAAACTAATTGCGGACCAGATAAATTATTTTCAAATCCAAAATTACTCCTGTTTACGGGAAATGACTGTAAATTTGACTTTACCGATGTGAAATTTGAAATTGATACTAAAATATTCAAATTATACGGAAACACTGATATTATTGAGTTTTGGGCAGCCGGAAATGATAATGTTTACTTGAATTTAACCATGGAAGATATTGGGATGACTGTACCTTCTAAAGGAGCAGGTTCAATACATCTTGATGGTGCAGATAATTTAATAGAAGGTTTTAAAACAACCGTAAGTGGTTCTTTTCCTTATGGATATGGCGATACTTTTGGTAAAGGAGGAGGTTCTGTTATTGCTCATCAAAAACATGCAGGTATTTTGGTTAGAGGAGACAGAAACCATATAAAAAATTGTAGTGTTATTATGAGAGCTTACGGCCATGGTATATTTGTACAAGGTTCTCATAATGCAATAATAGAAGGTTGTTATGTTGAGGGAGAATTACGTACCGTTGGAGAAATGCTACAAGAAGAAGGTACAGATTCTCCTGCGGATAATGTAGATTTTGAAACCGTTTGGGGTTTTAATTTAAAAGATCATACAAGCGATTATACCTTCAGTCTTCAAGAAGCTGGTATTAGAGCTTATTCTACCGGAGTTATACACGATTCTAATGGGGATTCTACAGGTGTAAGTAGAGGTACTGAAAATACAACAGTTATAGATTGCACCATTGTTAAAATGCGCGTAGGTGTAAATACAGGAGCTGAAGGTGGAGATAATAAACGAATTGAAAACTGTACAGCACTTGCTTGCGAAGGTGGTTTTTGGTTAGGTAATGATGGTGATGTTATTAATTGTCGTGCAGATGCATCAGTTGGGCCAATTCTATCAGAAGATATTTCTCGTTCTAACGCTTCTTATGAAGTTACTATCCTAGATAATTATATTCCTAAAATTGGAGATACACCTTATTTTTATGCAGGAGGAACCAATCATAATATTACAATACACGATGGTACAACTTACTATAATCCAGATATTAAAATTGTGTTAGGAGGTACAAGACCTGCAAATAGGTTTTTAGCAGGTTCTGTAGAGCCAATACCTTCTAGAAACGCTAACAATATTACATTTACAAACAATACACCTTATCCTTTGATTTTAGAGAGTGCTACAGATTGTAATGTTTTTTCTTGTGGACCAGTTGAAGATAATGGATCTAATAATACAATTACTCAGTTAACCGATTGTATTACAACAAAGCCTTGTAATAATACGGTAAACAAACTTGAAGCTGAATGCTATGATACCATGTCTGGTATAGGCACTAGAGAAATAAATGGTAATCCAAATATAAAAGAAGTCTATGGTATACATACAGGAGATTGGATAAATTTTAATGCTATTGATTTAACTGATATGACTTCAATTGAAGCCATCTTGTCTAGTATACATAATGATGTGTCTATAGAAGTTAGAACAGGTAGTAATACCGGAACTTTACTCGCGACAATACCCATAACTAGTACCAGTAGCGAATCTAATTATTTAGAGTTTTCTGCAAACTTAAATCAAGTTGTTAACGGGGAAACCGATATCTATTTTGTATTCACCAGTGTGAGCCAAACAGGATGGTTATTTAATTTGGATAAATTATCTTTTAATAAAGACGCTTGTTCTCAGGCTTCATACAATCCGTTTCTTCCAATAAGTGCCGAGAATTTCTGTGCTTCATCAGGAATAACAGTGTATGATTTGTCTATCTTTAATAAATCAATTGGAGATATTGATAACGACGATTATATAAGATTTAATAATGTCCATTTTGGAAATGACGATGTTTACAATGAAATTGAAGTTTTAGCATCTTCTACTAGCGCTGGTACTATTGAAGTTAGAAGTGGATCTGTAGATGGGACATTATTAACAACCGTAGTGGTTGGGAATACGGGGAGCAATGATAATTATGAAGTATTCTCGAGCTATACAGCTTCCGAAATAACAGGAACACACGATTTATATTTTGTTTTTAAAGGGACGGGAGCTTCTTTTTTAAATATGGATAATTTCTTTTTTAATAATGATGAATGTAGCGGTGTAAATTACAATGCATATTCTCAAATAGATGCATTAACATATTGTGATATGTTTGGAGTGGTTCCAATAAATAATGAATACCTAGGAGGGATAAACGATAATGAATGGATTCGTTATGGTAGTGTCGATTTTACTTCGGAAGCCCCTGCACAAATTACATTTAATATAGCAGGTTATCCTACCGAGGAAACTGTAGAAAACGGATTTATAAATGTTATGCTAGGCCATCCAACAGAAGGCACTTTAATAGCTAAAACTATGGTTCCCAAAACAGGAGGATGGGAAGTTTGGAAAGAGGTTACAGAAACACTACTTCAAGATGTTATTGGTACCCACGAAGTGTATTTGTATTTCGGAAATGGGTCTTTCAATTTAGATTGGTTTGAGTTTCATCAAGAAAAGGTTGAATTAAGTAATCTGGCTTTAGCTTCAAATGGGGGGATTGCCTCTCAGTCTACCACAGCATACGAGGGAGATGCTGCTCGTGGTAACGATGGTAATACTGATGGTAATTATGGAGGAAGCTCGGTAACACATACCGAACATGGAAGTACTGGGGCTAATACGCTTAAATGGTGGCAAGTAAATTTAGGTGGAGATAAAATCATTGAGGAAATTGTGATTTATGGAAGAACGGGCAGTAATTACGTTAATGATTTAAATAATTTTACTGTAGAAGTTTTAAACGAAAATGAAGTGATTGTGTTTACTCAGTTTTATGCTAGTTACCCAACTTCTAGACCATTAAGGATAGATGTCGATAGTAAAATAGGTCGAATTATAAAAATATCAAAGACATCAGATAGAGGAATGTCTTTAGCTGAGGTTGAAGTTTTTGGAACAAATACTTTAAGTGTTAATGATTTCGCTTTACCTGAAATAAAACTATATCCAAATCCTGCAAATCAGGCAGTGATGATTGTTAACGGGGCTAATTTAACCTTAGAAATATTTAATATTAATGGTGTTTTGGAATCGCAACTTTTTCTTTCTGAAAACAGTAAGGAAGTCTCCTTGGAAAACCTGAATTCTGGAATTTATTTTCTGAAATTTTCAGATGATCGAGGGACAGCGGTTAAAAAACTCATTAAGTTGTAA